A region from the Campylobacter blaseri genome encodes:
- a CDS encoding UDP-N-acetylmuramoyl-L-alanyl-D-glutamate--2,6-diaminopimelate ligase, translating into MKIKLINNYITDNSNECTKNCYFLKSDFNAKYEKDALENGANIVDLNEAKNLLGVSKDIKIVGITGTNGKTTTAAAIYSTLLDLGYNVFLCGTRGAFVNEEKVDEKGLTTSSPIKILSYLDIATKNKCDFFIMEVSSHAIAQNRVEGIDFSLKIFTNLTQDHLDYHKTFSEYARVKSSFFMDDKTTKIINSDDENIKYSFKNTLTYSIKKVATYSLVAYSIKDGINAIVKTPDGEIMIDSDLVGEFNLYNLLAAFVAVKVLTKKTNEEIKKALSNFGGVEGRVEVVNENPKVIVDFAHTPDGIEKVLNALKANDMIVVFGAGGDRDRTKRPLMGAMVERFARTPIITSDNPRSEDPNLIIKDILEGFKFKEKAIIISDRKEAIKKALSLVKGKEIIVILGKGDENYQEIKGVKYPFSDKEVVKEILKEI; encoded by the coding sequence ATGAAAATAAAATTAATAAATAACTACATTACTGATAACTCTAATGAGTGCACTAAAAATTGCTATTTTTTAAAAAGTGACTTTAATGCAAAATATGAAAAAGATGCACTAGAAAATGGTGCTAATATAGTTGATCTGAATGAAGCTAAGAACCTTTTAGGTGTTAGTAAGGATATAAAAATAGTTGGTATAACAGGCACAAATGGTAAAACTACAACAGCTGCGGCCATCTATTCTACTCTTTTAGATTTAGGATACAATGTATTTTTATGTGGGACAAGAGGTGCTTTTGTTAATGAGGAAAAAGTAGATGAAAAGGGACTTACCACTAGTTCTCCTATAAAAATTCTTTCATACCTTGACATTGCCACAAAAAATAAATGCGATTTTTTTATAATGGAAGTAAGCTCTCATGCTATTGCCCAAAATAGGGTTGAGGGTATAGATTTTTCACTTAAAATTTTCACAAATTTAACCCAAGATCATCTTGATTATCATAAAACATTTAGCGAATACGCTAGAGTTAAAAGTAGTTTTTTTATGGATGATAAAACTACTAAAATTATAAATAGTGATGATGAAAATATAAAATACAGCTTTAAAAATACTCTAACTTATAGTATAAAAAAGGTTGCAACTTACAGTCTTGTAGCCTACTCAATAAAAGATGGAATTAATGCCATAGTAAAAACACCTGATGGTGAAATTATGATTGATAGTGACTTGGTGGGTGAGTTTAATCTTTACAATCTTCTTGCGGCGTTTGTAGCCGTTAAGGTTTTGACAAAAAAGACAAACGAAGAGATAAAAAAGGCGCTATCAAATTTTGGTGGGGTTGAAGGAAGAGTTGAAGTTGTTAATGAAAATCCAAAAGTTATAGTGGATTTTGCTCATACACCAGATGGAATAGAAAAAGTTTTAAATGCATTAAAGGCTAATGATATGATAGTTGTCTTTGGTGCAGGTGGCGATAGAGATAGAACTAAAAGACCTTTAATGGGCGCAATGGTTGAAAGATTTGCTAGAACTCCAATCATAACTAGTGATAATCCACGAAGTGAAGATCCAAATTTAATTATAAAAGATATTTTAGAAGGCTTTAAATTTAAAGAAAAAGCAATTATAATAAGCGATAGAAAAGAGGCGATAAAAAAAGCACTAAGCTTAGTAAAGGGAAAAGAGATTATCGTTATATTAGGCAAGGGTGATGAAAATTATCAAGAAATAAAAGGTGTGAAATATCCATTTTCTGACAAAGAAGTGGTTAAAGAAATTTTAAAGGAAATATAA
- the rpsD gene encoding 30S ribosomal protein S4, producing MARYTGPVEKLERRLGVDLFLKGERRLAGKSSLLKRAYGPGQHGQRRGKISEYGLQLREKQKARFMYGVSEKQFRRLFKEAARKEGNTGAILVQLLEQRLDNVVYRMGFATTRRFARQLVTHGHILVDGKRLDIPSYTVRAGQKIEVIEKSKNNPQISRAIDLTSQTGMVDWVDVEKDKRYGIFTRIPEREEVVIPVEERFIVELYSK from the coding sequence ATGGCAAGATATACAGGACCTGTTGAAAAATTAGAAAGACGCCTTGGAGTAGATCTATTTTTAAAGGGCGAAAGAAGATTGGCTGGTAAAAGTTCACTTTTAAAAAGAGCTTATGGACCAGGACAACATGGACAAAGAAGAGGTAAAATTAGTGAGTATGGACTTCAATTAAGAGAAAAACAAAAAGCTAGATTTATGTATGGTGTTAGTGAAAAACAATTTAGAAGATTGTTTAAAGAAGCAGCTAGAAAAGAAGGAAATACTGGGGCAATCTTAGTTCAACTTCTTGAGCAAAGACTTGATAACGTAGTTTATAGAATGGGATTTGCAACAACTAGAAGATTTGCTAGACAACTTGTAACACATGGACATATTTTAGTTGATGGTAAAAGACTTGATATCCCTTCATATACAGTAAGAGCTGGTCAAAAAATTGAAGTTATAGAAAAAAGTAAAAACAATCCACAAATTTCAAGAGCTATTGATTTAACATCTCAAACTGGAATGGTTGATTGGGTAGATGTTGAAAAAGACAAAAGATATGGCATCTTTACTAGAATCCCAGAGAGAGAAGAAGTTGTCATTCCTGTAGAGGAAAGATTTATAGTAGAGCTTTATTCAAAATAA
- a CDS encoding EexN family lipoprotein — translation MKKNIVLFGVILFLIGCGEPKSVDYFVKNKKSFEETYEKCNLAKKYNTFSKFSEKELVECENVSKAKIQLDKMRKIELKKKTEERKKIFLENYDKFKEYSAKCEFKYYNLEEAEKNIDCYALQSNKLKIKEFYKDKKLVFFEKNIDKIYPEIERCEKLNSGISFGNYKNIDDQINCSAAYAAKNKILPELKAKYSNELENNLNEIFPSADECAKIRGEFGIANYSSIDQEAKCQAARDASIYFVSQKIDEKKNYYREHLDEIASEIKRCKEIVGGKSLRTILRFDDINDHISCMAAQRADY, via the coding sequence ATGAAAAAGAATATTGTTTTATTTGGAGTGATTTTATTTCTCATTGGTTGCGGAGAGCCAAAAAGTGTTGATTATTTTGTAAAAAATAAAAAATCTTTTGAAGAGACTTATGAAAAATGTAATTTAGCAAAAAAATATAATACCTTTTCAAAATTTAGCGAAAAAGAGCTTGTTGAATGCGAAAATGTTTCAAAAGCTAAAATACAATTAGATAAAATGAGAAAAATTGAATTAAAGAAAAAAACAGAAGAAAGAAAAAAAATATTTTTAGAAAATTATGATAAATTTAAAGAGTATTCAGCTAAATGTGAGTTTAAATATTATAACTTAGAAGAAGCTGAAAAAAATATAGATTGCTATGCCCTGCAAAGCAATAAGCTAAAAATAAAAGAATTTTATAAAGATAAAAAATTAGTTTTTTTTGAAAAAAATATAGATAAAATTTATCCAGAAATAGAGCGTTGTGAGAAACTTAATAGTGGAATTAGTTTTGGAAATTATAAAAATATTGATGATCAAATAAATTGTTCAGCGGCATATGCAGCTAAAAATAAAATTTTACCAGAATTAAAAGCAAAATATTCTAATGAATTAGAAAATAATTTAAATGAAATATTTCCTTCCGCAGATGAATGTGCAAAAATTAGAGGAGAATTTGGGATAGCTAATTATTCAAGTATTGACCAAGAAGCTAAATGTCAGGCGGCTAGAGATGCTAGTATATATTTCGTATCACAAAAAATAGATGAGAAAAAGAATTATTATAGAGAACATCTTGATGAAATAGCTTCAGAAATTAAGAGATGTAAAGAAATTGTAGGTGGCAAATCTTTAAGAACAATTTTGAGATTTGATGATATAAATGACCATATTAGTTGTATGGCTGCACAAAGAGCTGATTATTAA
- the rpmJ gene encoding 50S ribosomal protein L36: MKVRPSVKKICEKCKIIKRKGAVRVICENPRHKQRQG, translated from the coding sequence ATGAAAGTTCGTCCTTCTGTAAAGAAGATTTGTGAAAAATGTAAAATCATTAAGCGTAAGGGTGCAGTTCGTGTAATCTGCGAAAACCCAAGACATAAACAAAGACAAGGATAA
- the rplF gene encoding 50S ribosomal protein L6, producing the protein MSRIGKQPVSIPSGVDVSVDNGVLKFKKGNLVQEIDTKNHVNVKVENREIVFSPLNEDRQSRAYWGTYRSLTNNVIVGLTEGFVKKLEINGVGYKAALKGNILELILGFSHPINFEIPEGIEINVEKNIITIKGHDKQVVGQVAAKIREFRLPEPYKGKGIKYVDERIIRKAGKTSKK; encoded by the coding sequence ATGTCAAGAATAGGTAAACAACCAGTATCTATCCCAAGCGGTGTAGATGTAAGTGTTGATAATGGTGTTTTAAAATTTAAAAAAGGCAATCTTGTACAAGAGATTGACACAAAAAACCATGTAAATGTTAAGGTTGAAAACAGAGAAATCGTTTTTTCACCTTTAAATGAAGATAGGCAAAGTAGAGCTTATTGGGGAACATATAGATCTCTAACAAACAATGTTATTGTAGGGCTTACTGAAGGCTTTGTTAAAAAACTTGAAATAAATGGTGTTGGTTACAAAGCTGCACTTAAAGGAAATATTTTAGAACTTATTTTAGGATTTTCACACCCTATTAACTTTGAAATACCAGAAGGTATTGAAATAAATGTAGAAAAAAATATTATTACAATTAAAGGTCATGATAAGCAAGTTGTCGGACAAGTTGCTGCTAAAATTAGAGAGTTTAGATTACCAGAACCATATAAAGGTAAAGGTATTAAGTATGTTGATGAACGCATTATCCGTAAAGCCGGAAAAACATCTAAGAAGTAA
- the rplQ gene encoding 50S ribosomal protein L17, with protein sequence MRHGHGYRKLGRTSSHRSALLKNLTIAIIKNEKIETTLPKAKELRSYVEKLITKARVGDFNAHRVVFSKLQDKEATKKLVEDIAPRYTDRNGGYTRIVKTRLRRGDAAEMAFIELIKD encoded by the coding sequence ATGAGACATGGACATGGATATAGAAAGCTCGGAAGAACTTCATCTCATCGTTCCGCATTGCTTAAAAATTTAACAATAGCAATAATTAAAAATGAAAAGATTGAAACTACACTTCCAAAAGCAAAAGAGCTTAGATCTTATGTTGAAAAGTTAATAACAAAAGCAAGAGTAGGCGATTTTAATGCTCACCGTGTTGTATTTTCAAAATTACAAGATAAAGAAGCAACTAAAAAACTTGTAGAAGATATAGCTCCTAGATATACAGATAGAAATGGTGGATATACAAGGATAGTAAAAACTAGACTTCGCCGTGGTGATGCCGCTGAAATGGCATTTATAGAACTAATAAAAGACTAA
- a CDS encoding NifU family protein, whose product MLPFSDEDLIEPVKTSLEAVLPMLKSDGGGMEFLGVKNGVVYVRLIGACHGCPSSGQTLKYGIEKQLKIDIHPELTLVNVPMGEEFDIDKL is encoded by the coding sequence ATGTTACCATTTAGTGATGAAGATTTAATAGAACCCGTAAAAACAAGCCTAGAAGCTGTATTGCCAATGCTTAAAAGCGATGGCGGAGGGATGGAATTTCTTGGTGTAAAAAATGGAGTTGTTTATGTTAGACTTATTGGAGCTTGTCATGGTTGTCCTTCTAGTGGTCAAACATTAAAATATGGAATAGAAAAGCAGTTAAAGATAGATATTCACCCAGAGCTTACTTTAGTAAATGTTCCAATGGGTGAGGAGTTTGATATTGATAAATTATAA
- the rpsH gene encoding 30S ribosomal protein S8: protein MLNDLISDGLTRIRNAATRKLETTTLLYSKSVEATLKILVEKEYIESYNVVEDGNKKFINVVLKYNDKGKSVINELKRVSKPGRRVYQGSDEIRRFKNGYGTVIVSTSKGVMSGIEANKLGIGGEVLCTVW from the coding sequence ATGTTAAATGATTTAATATCAGACGGATTAACAAGAATAAGAAATGCTGCTACAAGAAAACTTGAAACTACAACACTTCTTTATTCAAAATCTGTTGAAGCAACTTTAAAGATTTTGGTAGAAAAAGAGTATATCGAAAGCTATAATGTTGTAGAAGACGGCAACAAAAAATTTATCAATGTTGTGCTTAAATACAATGATAAGGGCAAAAGCGTTATAAATGAGTTAAAAAGAGTTTCAAAGCCAGGTAGAAGAGTTTATCAAGGTAGTGATGAAATAAGAAGATTTAAAAATGGCTATGGAACTGTTATCGTTTCAACAAGCAAAGGCGTTATGAGCGGGATTGAAGCGAACAAATTAGGAATTGGTGGCGAAGTTCTTTGTACCGTTTGGTAA
- the infA gene encoding translation initiation factor IF-1, whose translation MSKDDVIEIDGNVIEALPNATFKVELDNKHVILCHIAGKMRMHYIKILPGDKVKVELTPYSLDKGRITYRYK comes from the coding sequence GTGTCAAAAGATGATGTTATAGAAATTGATGGAAATGTCATAGAAGCATTACCAAACGCAACTTTTAAAGTTGAACTTGATAATAAGCATGTAATTTTATGCCATATTGCTGGAAAAATGAGAATGCATTATATTAAGATTCTTCCTGGCGATAAAGTTAAAGTTGAATTAACACCTTATAGTCTTGATAAAGGTAGAATTACCTATAGATATAAGTAG
- the rpsE gene encoding 30S ribosomal protein S5, translated as MEKYNREEFEEVVVNIGRVTKVVKGGRRFRFTALVVIGNKNGLIGYGFGKSKEVPDAIKKAVDDAFKNIIEVKLNGSTITHDIEVKYNASKVLLKPASEGTGVIAGGSVRPVLELAGIKDILTKSLGSNNASNVVRATVKALSMLKG; from the coding sequence ATGGAAAAATACAATAGAGAAGAATTTGAAGAAGTAGTCGTCAATATCGGCAGGGTTACAAAAGTTGTAAAAGGTGGTCGTAGATTTAGATTTACTGCTTTGGTTGTAATTGGAAACAAAAATGGCTTAATCGGATATGGTTTTGGTAAGTCAAAAGAGGTTCCAGACGCCATTAAAAAAGCAGTAGACGATGCGTTTAAAAATATAATTGAAGTAAAATTAAACGGCTCAACTATAACTCATGATATAGAAGTTAAATATAATGCAAGCAAAGTTTTACTTAAGCCTGCAAGCGAAGGTACTGGTGTTATTGCCGGTGGTTCTGTTCGTCCAGTTTTAGAATTAGCTGGCATTAAAGATATTTTAACTAAATCATTGGGCTCAAACAATGCGTCAAACGTAGTAAGAGCTACAGTTAAAGCTCTTAGTATGTTGAAAGGATAA
- the rpsK gene encoding 30S ribosomal protein S11, whose amino-acid sequence MAKRKVTRKKVAKKSIAKGIVFISASFNNTMVSVTDEMGNAIAWSSAGALGFKGSKKSTPYAAQQAVEDALAKAKEHGIKEVGIKVQGPGSGRETAVKSVGAIEGIRVTYLKDVTPLPHNGCRPPKRRRV is encoded by the coding sequence ATGGCAAAAAGAAAAGTAACTAGAAAGAAAGTAGCTAAAAAAAGTATTGCTAAAGGCATTGTTTTTATAAGTGCTTCATTTAATAATACAATGGTTTCTGTAACTGATGAGATGGGAAATGCTATTGCATGGAGCAGTGCTGGAGCACTTGGCTTTAAAGGTAGTAAAAAATCAACTCCATATGCCGCTCAACAAGCAGTTGAAGATGCGTTGGCAAAAGCTAAAGAGCATGGTATAAAAGAAGTTGGCATTAAGGTTCAAGGACCAGGTAGTGGTAGAGAAACAGCAGTTAAAAGCGTTGGAGCTATAGAAGGAATTAGAGTAACATACTTAAAAGATGTAACCCCATTACCACATAATGGTTGTCGTCCACCAAAAAGACGTCGTGTTTAA
- a CDS encoding DNA-directed RNA polymerase subunit alpha, which translates to MRKVTTSAYMPSEIKVENISENVAKVIAYPFETGYAVTVAHPLRRLLYTSTVGFAPTAIKIDGVTHEFDSIRGMLEDVAVFIINLKNLRFKIKSDSKREVIEYNFEGPKEIKGEDLVNDIVDIVNPDHYIATINEDANIKFSIVIEKGIGYVPSEELTDYIDKEYMPVDAFFTPVKRAIYDIENVLVEDNPDYEKIIFTITTNGQISPIEAFKNALEAMYKQLSVFSKIVDVDVPAAAVSTTKQNEHAKLFESVENLNLSARSFNCLDKANIKYIGELALMEESELKDIKNLGKKSLEEIKAIMEEIGYPVGCPELAEQKDALLKKIKEFDRENSEG; encoded by the coding sequence ATGAGAAAAGTTACAACATCAGCTTATATGCCATCTGAGATAAAAGTTGAGAATATAAGTGAAAATGTTGCAAAAGTTATAGCATATCCTTTTGAAACAGGCTATGCAGTGACAGTTGCGCACCCATTAAGAAGATTACTATATACAAGCACTGTTGGTTTTGCACCAACAGCTATAAAAATTGATGGTGTTACCCATGAGTTTGATAGCATAAGAGGAATGCTTGAGGATGTTGCTGTTTTTATAATAAATTTAAAAAATCTAAGGTTTAAGATAAAAAGCGATTCCAAAAGAGAGGTAATAGAGTATAATTTTGAAGGCCCTAAAGAGATCAAAGGGGAAGATCTTGTTAATGATATAGTAGATATTGTTAATCCTGATCACTATATAGCAACTATCAATGAAGATGCTAATATCAAATTTAGCATTGTTATTGAAAAAGGTATAGGCTATGTTCCAAGCGAAGAACTAACTGATTATATAGATAAAGAATATATGCCAGTGGATGCATTTTTTACACCAGTAAAAAGAGCTATCTATGATATAGAAAATGTACTAGTAGAAGATAATCCAGATTATGAAAAAATCATTTTTACTATTACAACTAATGGTCAAATTAGCCCAATAGAAGCTTTTAAAAATGCATTAGAGGCTATGTATAAGCAGCTATCAGTTTTTAGCAAAATTGTAGATGTAGATGTTCCTGCTGCTGCAGTTAGCACAACTAAACAAAACGAACATGCAAAACTTTTTGAGAGTGTTGAGAATTTAAATTTAAGTGCTAGAAGCTTTAATTGTCTAGATAAGGCTAATATAAAATATATTGGTGAACTTGCCTTAATGGAAGAGAGCGAGCTTAAAGATATAAAAAATCTCGGTAAAAAATCTCTTGAAGAGATAAAAGCCATAATGGAAGAAATTGGATATCCTGTAGGGTGCCCTGAGTTAGCAGAGCAAAAAGATGCATTGCTTAAAAAAATAAAAGAATTTGATAGAGAAAATAGTGAAGGATAA
- the rplR gene encoding 50S ribosomal protein L18: MTENVLKRKLSLRLKRKKRIRAKISGSADCPRVSIFKSNRTIYAQAIEDVNSTTLCTSDGKVLGIKSNKDGAVVLAKDLAAKLKEKGIEKVVFDRNGYIYHGVVASFADALKENGIKL, from the coding sequence ATGACAGAGAATGTATTAAAAAGAAAACTTTCTTTAAGATTAAAAAGAAAAAAAAGAATTAGAGCTAAAATTTCAGGCTCAGCAGACTGCCCAAGAGTTTCTATTTTTAAGTCAAATAGAACTATTTATGCCCAAGCTATAGAAGATGTAAATAGTACTACATTATGTACAAGTGATGGAAAAGTTTTAGGCATAAAATCAAACAAAGATGGAGCAGTTGTTTTAGCAAAAGACTTGGCTGCTAAGTTGAAAGAAAAAGGTATAGAAAAAGTAGTATTTGATAGAAATGGCTATATATACCATGGCGTTGTTGCATCTTTTGCAGATGCTTTAAAAGAAAATGGAATTAAGTTATAA
- the map gene encoding type I methionyl aminopeptidase translates to MAISLKSAKDIEGLRVANKIVAQTLDYIDSVLKPGMSLIEIDKKIEDFIVNKGAYPAFKGLYGFPGAACLSLNEVVIHGIPDKTIIKEGDILGVDIGSKINGYYGDSARTFGVGKISKEDQDLIDCSKDALYYAIDNIKVGMHFKELSYKIEQFILKRGYVPLRGFCGHGIGKRPHEEPEIPNYLEGNNPKAGPKIKNGMVFCIEPMICQKDPNPIVADDDWAVTSADGLRTSHYEHCLAIVNNKVEILSIV, encoded by the coding sequence ATGGCCATATCTTTAAAAAGCGCGAAAGATATAGAGGGTTTAAGGGTTGCAAATAAAATTGTAGCCCAAACCCTTGATTACATTGATAGCGTCTTAAAACCTGGTATGAGTTTAATTGAAATCGATAAAAAGATAGAAGATTTTATAGTTAATAAAGGTGCGTACCCTGCATTTAAAGGACTTTATGGCTTCCCGGGGGCTGCTTGCCTTTCTTTAAATGAAGTTGTGATTCATGGAATTCCTGATAAGACTATTATAAAAGAAGGGGACATTCTAGGCGTAGATATTGGCAGTAAAATCAATGGATATTATGGTGATAGTGCTAGAACATTCGGTGTTGGTAAAATCTCAAAAGAAGATCAAGATTTAATTGATTGTAGTAAAGATGCCCTGTATTATGCAATTGATAATATAAAAGTTGGAATGCATTTTAAAGAGCTAAGTTATAAAATTGAACAGTTTATTTTAAAAAGAGGATATGTTCCACTGCGTGGATTTTGTGGACATGGAATTGGGAAAAGACCACATGAAGAGCCAGAAATTCCAAACTATTTAGAAGGAAATAATCCAAAAGCAGGACCAAAGATCAAAAATGGTATGGTTTTTTGTATAGAGCCTATGATATGTCAAAAAGATCCAAATCCCATTGTAGCTGATGATGATTGGGCAGTAACTAGTGCCGATGGACTTAGAACAAGTCACTACGAACATTGCTTAGCTATTGTCAATAATAAAGTTGAAATTTTAAGTATAGTCTAG
- the panD gene encoding aspartate 1-decarboxylase, producing MQIEMLQSKIHRATVTDANLNYVGSISIDEKLIKAAKLKEFQKVEILDVNNGERFQTYVIKGKKGEICLNGAAARKVAKGDIVIIVSYASMSEKKARKFKPTIVHVDKKNKIIK from the coding sequence ATGCAAATAGAAATGTTGCAAAGTAAAATTCACAGAGCCACAGTTACAGACGCAAATTTAAACTATGTTGGTTCTATATCAATTGATGAAAAGCTTATAAAAGCGGCTAAATTAAAAGAATTTCAAAAAGTTGAGATACTTGATGTAAATAATGGAGAGAGATTTCAAACATATGTTATAAAAGGTAAAAAAGGTGAAATTTGTCTAAATGGAGCCGCAGCTAGAAAAGTAGCAAAAGGCGATATCGTGATAATAGTTAGCTATGCTTCAATGAGTGAGAAAAAGGCAAGAAAATTTAAACCTACAATTGTGCATGTAGATAAAAAAAATAAAATTATAAAATAG
- the rplO gene encoding 50S ribosomal protein L15 — MGLENLQKAPGSTHYSKRVGRGQGSGNGKTAGKGNKGQRARTGYNEKRGFEGGQQPLQRRLPKIGFTSRVEKPYIINVEKITSIKELEEITVESVKSVHKISNNVKKIKLIGSSAKDLVSKIKDENIKVSGIK; from the coding sequence ATGGGATTAGAAAATTTACAAAAAGCACCAGGTTCTACACACTACTCTAAAAGAGTTGGTAGAGGACAAGGTAGTGGAAATGGCAAAACAGCTGGAAAAGGCAATAAAGGTCAAAGAGCTAGAACAGGTTATAATGAAAAAAGAGGTTTTGAAGGTGGACAACAACCACTTCAAAGAAGACTTCCAAAAATTGGGTTTACTTCTAGAGTTGAAAAACCATACATTATAAACGTAGAAAAAATAACATCTATAAAAGAGCTTGAAGAAATTACAGTTGAAAGCGTAAAAAGTGTTCATAAAATTTCTAACAATGTTAAAAAAATAAAATTAATTGGCTCAAGCGCAAAAGATCTTGTGTCAAAAATTAAAGATGAAAACATAAAAGTAAGTGGAATAAAATAA
- the rpsM gene encoding 30S ribosomal protein S13 produces the protein MARIAGVDLPKKKRIEYALTYIYGIGIHTSRQILDATGVSYDKRVHELSEDEAATIRKEIQEHYTVEGDLRKSHAMDIKALMDLGNYRGLRHRRGLPVRGQKTKTNARTRKGKRKTVGAAAK, from the coding sequence ATGGCTCGTATTGCAGGTGTAGATTTACCGAAAAAAAAGAGAATTGAGTATGCCCTTACTTATATATACGGCATAGGTATTCATACTTCAAGACAAATTCTTGATGCTACAGGCGTCTCTTATGACAAAAGAGTTCATGAATTAAGCGAAGATGAAGCTGCTACAATAAGAAAAGAGATTCAAGAGCACTATACAGTTGAAGGTGATCTTAGAAAAAGTCATGCTATGGATATTAAGGCCTTAATGGACTTAGGTAACTATAGAGGCTTAAGGCATAGAAGAGGTCTTCCAGTTCGTGGTCAAAAAACTAAAACAAACGCTAGAACCAGAAAAGGTAAGCGTAAAACTGTTGGCGCAGCAGCTAAATAA
- the secY gene encoding preprotein translocase subunit SecY, whose protein sequence is MNKSLRNKIFITLGFLFVYRILAYVPVPGVNADVIKDFFTSNSDNALGMFNMFSGNAAERLSIISLGIMPYITASIIMELLSATFPNLAKLKKERDGMQKYMQIIRYATILITVVQAIGVSIGLHSMTGRGGEMAIMIDQTTFIAIACVSMLAGTMLLMWIGEQITQKGIGNGISLIIFAGIVSGIPSAITGSVNLVNTGEMNFLVLLFIIGIVLATVGFVIYVELGERRVPISYSRKVMMQNQHKRIMNYIPIKVNLSGVIPPIFASAILMFPATIFQASTNKYILKINDFLSPSGYFFHVLTFLLVVFFAYFYASIAFNSKDISENLKKQGGFIPGVRPGGSTASYLNDVASRLTFWGAIYLGLISTLPWLLVKFTGVSFPFGGTSVLIVVSVALDTMRKIEAQIYMNKYQTLSAVGL, encoded by the coding sequence ATGAATAAATCACTACGAAACAAAATCTTTATTACTTTAGGGTTTTTGTTCGTTTATAGAATATTAGCGTATGTACCAGTTCCTGGTGTTAATGCTGATGTTATTAAAGATTTCTTCACATCAAACAGCGATAATGCACTTGGTATGTTTAATATGTTCAGCGGTAATGCTGCTGAACGTTTAAGCATAATCTCTTTAGGAATTATGCCTTACATTACAGCTTCTATTATTATGGAGCTTTTATCAGCAACTTTTCCAAATTTAGCTAAGTTAAAAAAAGAGAGAGACGGTATGCAAAAATATATGCAAATCATTAGATATGCTACCATTTTAATTACCGTAGTTCAGGCAATAGGCGTTAGTATTGGTCTTCATAGTATGACAGGTAGAGGCGGAGAGATGGCAATAATGATAGATCAAACAACATTTATCGCAATTGCTTGTGTTTCAATGCTCGCAGGAACAATGCTTTTGATGTGGATAGGTGAACAAATTACTCAAAAAGGTATTGGAAACGGAATTAGTTTAATTATATTTGCAGGTATTGTAAGTGGAATTCCTTCTGCTATTACAGGTTCTGTAAATTTAGTAAATACAGGCGAGATGAATTTCTTAGTACTTTTATTTATTATTGGTATTGTTTTAGCAACTGTAGGATTTGTTATATATGTTGAGCTTGGAGAAAGAAGAGTTCCGATCTCTTATTCAAGAAAAGTGATGATGCAAAATCAGCACAAAAGAATAATGAACTACATTCCTATAAAAGTTAACTTAAGTGGTGTTATACCTCCAATTTTTGCAAGCGCAATTTTAATGTTTCCTGCAACTATATTTCAAGCAAGTACGAATAAATACATACTTAAAATAAATGATTTTTTAAGTCCAAGTGGATATTTCTTCCATGTTTTAACTTTTTTGTTAGTTGTATTCTTTGCTTATTTTTATGCCTCAATTGCATTTAATTCAAAAGACATTAGTGAAAACTTAAAAAAACAAGGTGGTTTTATACCTGGCGTTAGGCCTGGCGGAAGTACAGCAAGTTATTTAAATGATGTTGCAAGTAGACTTACATTTTGGGGTGCTATTTATTTAGGGTTAATATCAACTCTTCCATGGTTACTTGTTAAATTTACAGGAGTATCATTTCCATTTGGTGGAACATCAGTGCTGATTGTTGTTTCAGTTGCTCTTGATACTATGAGAAAGATAGAAGCACAAATTTATATGAATAAATACCAAACTTTAAGTGCTGTAGGATTATAA